A region from the Drosophila bipectinata strain 14024-0381.07 chromosome 3R, DbipHiC1v2, whole genome shotgun sequence genome encodes:
- the PSMG1 gene encoding proteasome assembly chaperone 1 — protein MSCPGFGELNIPSSRAFWDDCDEDEFENITPAEKLELNFEAEWAGSKAAFESDLLVVIEGSQISHFGTSVLAKDSKRVCSIPAKTSSLHWNPVNKQLLAILEDDLTQSGEVTELLLPFAKVAKKVVTLTLKPKVEFKSEEIQLYSDDIAIVRGVGANEKGITELEAPNFIAGVAAGVASWRDQQDLPISSFVIYTDKIPLDSTAAQPVLKLLQSVGVACTSSYIPPRKENSYLYM, from the exons ATGAGCTGTCCAGGATTTGGAGAATTAAACATTCCTTCGTCACGCGCCTTTTGGGACGACTGTGACGAAGATGAATTTGAGAACATTACGCCGGCTGAGAA ATTGGAGTTAAATTTCGAGGCCGAATGGGCTGGCAGTAAAGCAGCTTTTGAAAGCGATCTTCTGGTAGTCATCGAAGGCTCTCAAATCTCTCACTTTGGCACCTCAGTGCTGGCTAAGGATTCTAAACGTGTGTGCAGCATTCCCGCCAAGACATCCTCTTTACACTGGAATCCTGTAAACAAACAACTTTTGGCCATCCTAGAGGATGACCTTACCCAGAGCGGAGAAGTTACAGAGCTACTGCTTCCCTTTGCAAAGGTGGCCAAGAAAGTGGTCACCCTGACGCTTAAACCAAAGGTCGAGTTCAAAAGCGAGGAGATACAGTTGTACAGCGATGACATTGCCATCGTGAGAGGTGTGGGTGCCAATGAGAAGGGCATAACTGAACTAGAAGCTCCAAATTTCATAGCCGGTGTGGCAGCTGGAG TTGCCAGTTGGAGGGATCAGCAGGATCTGCCGATCAGCTCCTTTGTTATTTACACTGACAAGATCCCCTTGGACTCGACTGCTGCACAGCCTGTTCTTAAGCTTCTGCAGAGCGTTGGTGTGGCCTGCACATCCAGTTACATCCCGCCCCGAAAGGAGAACTCTTATCTGTACATGTAG
- the Hpf1 gene encoding histone PARylation factor 1-like has protein sequence MPKQDCKYWEKCYQRNPDHLSKYNHPPKEEKEENGSDSKKVAPKRSASSQSEEKDKPNTSSSSAESGNIKDIQEEPRGSYESETAELHREAMNNIAGKNYMEILEKRIRLSVQQEYDNLCQSNEFIRHKFLVEMPPDFYEFWKFVGTLKNDQSEKNTAGLDHLEKVFQLQLVGPFEFLAGKFHGAKMGEPGDYLRHWRFYYDPPEFQTIFVRKNTGVHYGYWRDVPQDKDNLLIARNDSTQGCEFTFIAGNIFDAFLYYLENDFVGTPFTANQVAGTKKSVQKYLSDQSLELPQLDRLQRDRNKRVVAKTFHRAGIVVPLDKKSQMGYRPLSVSDAELKKMLALLERKDIDNGSAKQAVLEKLQPIANAATIAVDESDFGTALEFGIDMFSSGHKELHMLASSLLVPAYSMLSRPQFIAIAKAHMEQRRRELNLSIFEVLK, from the coding sequence ATGCCGAAACAAGACTGCAAATACTGGGAAAAGTGTTATCAGCGAAATCCAGACCATTTGTCAAAATATAATCATCCCCCAAAGGAAGAAAAGGAGGAAAACGGCTCGGATAGCAAAAAAGTGGCGCCAAAAAGAAGTGCATCCTCGCAGTCAGAGGAAAAAGATAAGCCAAACACCAGTAGCTCAAGTGCGGAGAGTGGAAACATAAAGGACATTCAAGAAGAGCCCCGGGGAAGCTATGAATCTGAAACCGCCGAGCTGCATAGAGAGGCCATGAACAATATTGCTGGCAAGAACTATATGGAAATTCTGGAGAAGCGCATCCGATTATCAGTCCAGCAAGAGTACGATAATCTCTGCCAGTCCAATGAATTTATCCGGCACAAGTTCTTGGTTGAAATGCCGCCCGACTTTTACGAATTCTGGAAATTTGTGGGCACCTTAAAGAACGACCAGTCCGAGAAAAACACAGCGGGTCTGGATCATCTGGAAAAAGTATTTCAGTTGCAGCTAGTGGGTCCCTTTGAATTCCTGGCCGGAAAATTTCATGGGGCCAAGATGGGAGAACCTGGAGACTACTTGCGACACTGGCGTTTTTATTACGATCCTCCAGAGTTCCAAACCATTTTCGTGCGCAAGAACACGGGAGTCCACTATGGTTACTGGAGAGATGTGCCACAGGATAAGGATAACCTGTTGATTGCCAGAAACGATTCCACACAAGGATGTGAATTTACGTTCATAGCTGGAAACATTTTCGATgcatttttatattatttggaGAATGATTTTGTGGGTACACCGTTCACGGCAAACCAGGTTGCTGGAACAAAGAAATCGGTTCAAAAGTACTTGTCGGATCAGTCCCTCGAATTGCCACAACTGGATCGCCTTCAGAGGGATCGAAACAAGCGTGTGGTGGCCAAAACATTCCATAGAGCTGGAATTGTTGTGCCGCTCGATAAAAAATCCCAAATGGGGTACCGCCCGCTTTCCGTAAGCGATGCTGAATTAAAGAAAATGCTGGCTTTGCTCGAACGCAAGGACATCGATAATGGATCTGCCAAGCAGGCAGTGCTGGAGAAACTTCAGCCGATAGCCAATGCGGCCACCATTGCAGTAGACGAGTCGGATTTTGGAACCGCTCTAGAGTTCGGCATCGACATGTTTAGCAGTGGCCACAAGGAGTTGCACATGCTTGCCTCCTCCTTGTTGGTTCCTGCATATTCAATGCTCTCCCGGCCGCAGTTCATCGCAATAGCCAAGGCGCACATGGAGCAGCGGCGAAGGGAGCTGAACCTCAGCATATTTGAAGTACTAAAGTAA
- the Rpn5 gene encoding 26S proteasome non-ATPase regulatory subunit 12 — MDTYLFDGGRITKMEVDYEPACNEKIPLAKELAKKNPDAFHEAIEMMLQLEKQTRLGADMVSCSRVLVAICQICLDASNWNALNEYVSLLVRRRSQLKQAVVKMIQECCTYVEKTPDKETKLKLIDTLRSVTEGKIYVEIERARLTKILADIKEADGDIAGAATVMEELQVETYGSMDKREKVELILEQMRLCLLKEDYVSTQIIAKKISIKFFDDPAQHDLKLKFYNLMIQLNRDTSFLNTSRHYQAIAEPPRKKTGLTPVDSSLSADEQKKKQEEDKKKKEEDLKEKKVEPVAEPEVEIELTEAQKKELTEKLVSAVLYCVLAPFDNEQSDMMAHLSKNKKLEDVPVYKEILRLFMSKELINFDTFNAEFGQVLAENEMFKDSTKHGKKCITELKDRLIEHNIRIIAMYYSRLHLTRMSELLNLPSSRCEEYLSKLANSDTIRVKIDRPAGIIYFTQKKSASDILNNWATDVNQLMSLVNKTCHLINKEECVYSVMCAVEE, encoded by the exons ATGGATACCTATTTGTTCGATGGCGGCCGCATCACCAAAATGGAGGTGGACTATGAACCGGCTTGCAATGAGAAAATCCCGCTGGCCAAGGAGTTGGCTAAGAAGAACCCCGATGCCTTCCACGAAGCCATCGAAAtgatgttgcagttggagAAACAGACGCGACTTGGCGCTGACATGGTCTCCTGCTCGCGCGTTCTTGTGGCCATTTGTCAGATTTGTCTTGATGCATCCAACTGGAATGCCCTGAATGAGTACGTTAGCCTGCTGGTGCGTCGGCGATCTCAACTCAAACAGGCCGTTGTAAAAATGATCCAGGAGTGTTGCACTTACGTGGAAAAAACGCCCGACAAAGAGACGAAGCTGAAGTTAATCGACACCCTTCGCTCGGTTACTGAAGGTAAGATCTACGTCGAGATCGAACGTGCACGACTCACTAAGATCTTGGCGGATATCAAGGAGGCCGATGGAGATATCGCCGGAGCGGCCACCGTCATGGAGGAACTCCAGGTGGAAACATACGGCTCGATGGATAAGCGAGAAAAGGTTGAACTCATTCTGGAACAGATGCGCCTGTGCTTGCTAAAGGAGGACTACGTGTCCACCCAAATAATTGCCAAGAAGATCAGCATTAAGTTCTTTGATGACCCAGCGCAACACGATCTCAAGCTTAAGTTCTACAACTTGATGATTCAACTGAACCGGGATACCTCTTTCCTGAATACCTCCCGTCATTACCAGGCCATTGCAGAGCCTCCGCGCAAAAAGACTGGTCTCACACCCGTCGATTCCTCGCTTTCCGCTGACGAGCAAAAGAAGAAACAGGAAGAggataaaaagaaaaaggaggaggacttgaaagaaaagaaagtgGAGCCCGTCGCTGAGCCTGAGGTGGAGATTGAGttgactgaggcccagaagaAGGAGTTGACGGAAAAGCTAGTCAGTGCCGTGTTGTACTGCGTTCTGGCGCCCTTCGACAATGAACAGAGTGATATGATGGCACATTtatcgaaaaacaaaaagttggAAGATGTTCCAGTGTACAA AGAAATTCTGCGTTTGTTTATGTCCAAGGAGCTTATAAACTTTGACACTTTTAACGCTGAATTCGGACAGGTCCTAGCTGAAAACGAGATGTTCAAGGACAGTACAAAGCACGGAAAGAAATGCATCACCGAACTGAAGGATCGTCTTATAGAACAT AACATTCGAATCATTGCAATGTATTACTCCCGCTTGCATTTGACGCGCATGAGCGAACTGCTTAATCTGCCCAGCAGCCGATGCGAGGAATATCTCTCGAAGCTAGCCAACAGTGACACCATACGGGTGAAGATCGATCGTCCAGCCGGCATAATTTACTTCACCCAAAAGAAGAGTGCATCGGACATTCTCAACAACTGGGCCACCGATGTGAACCAGTTGATGTCCCTGGTAAACAAGACTTGCCACCTAATCAACAAGGAGGAGTGCGTCTACTCGGTCATGTGCGCTGTTGAGGAATAG
- the Aptx gene encoding aprataxin-like protein isoform X1 codes for MSWSKNLVKEIVNSKKHIICTELAVVIADKFPKARHHYLVLPLADIPSIFELNRSHLPLLEELFLLAHNVVEVKGARWEDFKVGFHAEPSMQRVHLHVISKDFDSPSLKTKKHWNSFNTDLFVPFEKLFAQVEKDNCFTRLPKSLKDELLAKPLLCNQCRFTPTNLPTLKEHLAEHYQEKKAQNYYLEQEMGKNDSLDYFRDELSRKLKDKKNFIIESDRAVVIKADFPKAQYHFRVVAKDELRDATKLNADHLPLLDHLMDLAHQIIEKQDHLEPHHFRIGFKVNTFWNRLNLHVLSDDFYSVAMKRVRHWNSFNSELFMPFHVAHMMLSLQGSIDPISDEKCKELQNKLPLHCNQCEFETNLLLDLKFHLYQHWQAREKDREQKKSLDKILSMLETSSISDAASGNTSEMGKELVESPDRPLPTPLRCQAKEQAATGYAEYVAGPPVNMMNIQNPNNPFRNTPPLNIKPLDPPPHNHSRNHMTHGPRGSGFVPRMNMARGPRPFKASRGPPNQERNMQPRFRAPMYQQGHQPRGPNTFRPPPPINQPDYHLFSGGPVPMFGSPRGPNSQHTPTQAGAVIQAASTGQHHGARPKWTPNRGNNTNSNQGNPSQQNLQNSNRPTRPYKNNNNNNKNSNQQHRQHPNQQSNQQNRQMQNSNNNQPIQFQGASGAQGQTTSSQSNQTKSG; via the exons ATGTCGTGGTCAAAAAATTTGGTTAAAGAAATTGTAAACTCCAAGAAACACATTATTTGCACGGAACTAGCCGTAGTCATTGCGGACAAGTTCCCAAAGGCTCGCCATCATTATCTAGTGTTGCCATTGGCCGATATTCCCAGTATATTCGAA TTAAATCGAAGTCATTTGCCAttgttggaggaactttttcttttagcCCACAACGTTGTGGAGGTAAAAGGCGCTCGCTGGGAGGATTTTAAAGTGGGATTTCACGCGGAGCCTAGCATGCAAAGGGTTCACTTGCATGTCATTTCAAAGGATTTTGACTCGCCCTCTTTGAAGACCAAGAAACATTGGAACAGCTTTAACACCGACCTCTTCGTTCCTTTCGAAA AACTTTTTGCCCAAGTGGAGAAGGACAATTGTTTTACCCGCTTGCCAAAAAGCCTGAAAGATGAGCTGTTAGCCAAGCCGCTGCTTTGTAACCAGTGCCGATTTACACCTACAAATTTACCAACACTTAAAGAACATTTGGCGGAACATtaccaagaaaaaaaagcccAGAACTA CTATTTGGAGCAAGAAATGGGAAAAAACGATTCACTAGATTATTTTCGCGACGAACTGTCGCGAAAATTAAAGgataagaaaaattttattattgaaagCGATCGAGCGGTGGTAATCAAGGCGGATTTTCCGAAGGCCCAGTATCACTTCCGAGTTGTGGCCAAAGACGAGCTAAGAGATGCTACTAAG TTAAATGCGGACCATTTGCCTTTGCTGGATCACTTAATGGACCTGGCCCATCAAATTATCGAGAAGCAGGACCATTTGGAACCGCACCACTTTCGCATTGGCTTTAAAGTTAATACATTCTGGAACCGCCTTAACTTACACGTCCTCTCAGATGACTTCTACTCGGTGGCCATGAAACGTGTTCGTCACTGGAATAGTTTCAACTCTGAGCTATTTATGCCCTTTCATGTGGCCCACATGATGCTAAGCTTGCAGGGCTCCATTGACCCCATTTCGGATGAGAAGTGCAAAGAGCTGCAGAATAAGTTACCATTGCACTGCAACCAATGCGAATTTGAAACCAATTTACTGCTGGATCTCAAGTTTCACCTATATCAGCATTGGCAGGCTAGAGAAAAGGACCGTGAACAAAAGAAAAGCCTCGACAAGATTTTAAGCATGTTGGAGACTTCCAGCATTAGTGATGCCGCATCTGGTAATACTTCTGAAATGGGAAAAGAATTGGTGGAAAGCCCAGATAGACCGTTACCAACGCCACTACGATGCCAAGCCAAGGAGCAGGCAGCTACTGGCTATGCTGAATATGTTGCCGGGCCCCCGGTAAACATGATGAACATTCAAAATCCCAACAACCCTTTCCGGAACACTCCACCGTTGAACATCAAACCATTGGATCCGCCACCACATAATCATTCAAGAAACCACATGACTCATGGTCCTAGGGGGTCCGGCTTTGTTCCACGCATGAATATGGCACGTGGACCTCGGCCCTTCAAAGCCTCTCGGGGTCCTCCAAATCAGGAACGTAACATGCAACCGAGATTCAGAGCACCAATGTACCAGCAGGGTCATCAGCCAAGGGGTCCCAACACCTTCCGGCCGCCACCACCAATAAACCAGCCGGACTATCATCTATTTAGTGGTGGACCTGTTCCAATGTTTGGGTCTCCACGGGGTCCCAACTCCCAACACACACCTACTCAAGCAGGTGCGGTTATCCAAGCTGCTTCTACTGGTCAACATCACGGGGCTAGACCAAAATGGACTCCAAATAGAGGAAATAATACGAATTCAAATCAGGGCAATCCAAGTCAGCAAAACCTTCAGAATTCGAATCGACCAACACGTccatacaaaaataataataacaacaataagaaCTCAAATCAACAGCATCGCCAACATCCTAATCAACAATCGAACCAACAAAACCGTCAAATGCAGAACTCTAATAACAATCAACCTATCCAGTTTCAAGGAGCCTCTGGAGCTCAGGGTCAAACAACTTCAAGTCAATCGAATCAAACCAAAAGTGGCTAA
- the Aptx gene encoding aprataxin-like protein isoform X2: MSWSKNLVKEIVNSKKHIICTELAVVIADKFPKARHHYLVLPLADIPSIFELNRSHLPLLEELFLLAHNVVEVKGARWEDFKVGFHAEPSMQRVHLHVISKDFDSPSLKTKKHWNSFNTDLFVPFETIWSKKWEKTIH; encoded by the exons ATGTCGTGGTCAAAAAATTTGGTTAAAGAAATTGTAAACTCCAAGAAACACATTATTTGCACGGAACTAGCCGTAGTCATTGCGGACAAGTTCCCAAAGGCTCGCCATCATTATCTAGTGTTGCCATTGGCCGATATTCCCAGTATATTCGAA TTAAATCGAAGTCATTTGCCAttgttggaggaactttttcttttagcCCACAACGTTGTGGAGGTAAAAGGCGCTCGCTGGGAGGATTTTAAAGTGGGATTTCACGCGGAGCCTAGCATGCAAAGGGTTCACTTGCATGTCATTTCAAAGGATTTTGACTCGCCCTCTTTGAAGACCAAGAAACATTGGAACAGCTTTAACACCGACCTCTTCGTTCCTTTCGAAA CTATTTGGAGCAAGAAATGGGAAAAAACGATTCACTAG
- the LOC108129979 gene encoding uncharacterized protein has protein sequence MALIHNERITVKELQNYFAKSLGYKEEIVWDLVPEDQPYLLKRKIEKLSSVQKIRDSMFSAVWNQRKYTNGQSLTAIICVVVVPEEEHFDAAEESTNFSCHPVIIARRCMSGKGSSNCCNLFVDENARVYQNWKHYVDTNVLPPGTMVVPKSGIYQLVGGELRLDKFQTPAGSAGSKTLQVLDKSFAIGGLACAGVSIVAVCGFPFTAVVMGIFGFVSLAIAAYATTRSIMALVDRSTHEQLINLTDQEARRHWLTAICGIVGIAAAGITKAFSQWTDKGRTITSMALSGTRVANGIVDIVIDAMDGEMQKTSFNLNDYGDAIFKYVANAESFPEKVRVFSKTATPKLFNFILKLTGTFLNEMLNELPESVKFFISTEFVLTRLLMIVLTDYREKSYEFIKAHHFQILQKVKRQFLLLNSSDKMISCEKCKVCKGIFTVCTL, from the exons ATGGCCCTGATTCATAATGAAAGGATTACCGTTAAAGAATTGCAGAATTATTTTGCGAAATCTCTTGGCTACAAGGAGGAAATAGTCTGGGATTT GGTCCCTGAGGATCAACCATATTTGCTGAagagaaaaattgaaaaattatcgAGTGTCCAAAAAATTCGTGACTCCATGTTTTCAGCTGTGTGGAATCAAC GAAAATATACAAACGGACAATCGCTGACAGCCATAATTTGTGTGGTTGTGGTCCCAGAGGAAGAACATTTTGATGCCGCTGAGGAAAGTACGAATTTCTCCTGTCACCCAGTGATCATAGCCCGCCGCTGCATGa GTGGAAAAGGCAGCTCCAACTGCTGCAATTTGTTTGTTGACGAAAACGCTCGCGTCTACCAAAATTGGAAACATTATGTGGATACCAATGTGTTACCTCCCGGTACCATGGTGGTCCCAAAATCCGGAATATACCAGTTGGTGGGAGGAGAGTTGCGCCTGGACAAGTTTCAAACACCGGCGGGTAGCGCTGGTAGCAAAACTCTTCAAGTCCTTGATAAGAGTTTTGCGATTGGAGGGCTTGCCTGTGCGGGAGTCTCAATTGTGGCAGTGTGTGGTTTTCCCTTCACGGCTGTAGTGATGGGCATTTTCGGATTTGTGAGTCTTGCCATTGCCGCATATGCTACGACCCGGTCAATTATGGCACTAGTGGATCGCTCCACACACGAGCAGTTGATCAATTTGACCGACCAAGAGGCACGCAGGCACTGGTTGACTGCAATATGTGGTATCGTCGGTATAGCTGCTGCCGGGATCACAAAAGCC TTCTCCCAATGGACGGACAAGGGAAGAACCATAACTTCGATGGCACTTTCCGGTACACGTGTTGCAAATGGCATCGTGGACATTGTAATT GATGCTATGGACGGAGAAATGCAAAAGACGTCCTTCAATCTTAATGATTATGGGGATGCTATCTTCAAGTACGTGGCCAATGCCGAGTCATTCCCAGAGAAAGTTCGCGTCTTCTCAAAGACTGCAACTccaaaactttttaatttcatcTTGAAACTGACTGGAACTTTTCTAAACGAAATGTTGAATGAGCTGCCAGAGTCGGTAAAATTCTTTATTTCCACTGAATTTGTGCTGACCCGTTTGTTAATGATTGTTTTGACCGACTATCGCGAAAAGTCATACGAATTTATAAAAGCACATCATTTTCAAATTCTTCAGAAGGTAAAGCGCCAATTTCTGCTTCTAAACTCAAGCGACAAAATGATCTCATGTGAAAAGTGCAAGGTCTGCAAAGGTATTTTCACTGTTTGCACTTTATAA